A genomic window from Oceanobacillus timonensis includes:
- a CDS encoding PstS family phosphate ABC transporter substrate-binding protein — translation MSLKRFTLFFFVAALLFLAACGSGNADGADDSGSDNNEELSGNVAIDGSGTVYPLMARLAEDYMINEQQGVSVEVSRAGTSAGFEKFLTENGTDFNDASREIKEEEQAQADELGMEVQELKVALDGLTIVTHPDNDWATELTPEQVQGIFLGDYTKWSDIDESWPDEAIQTYGPNENHGTYEFFYEEILEEQDLVDGVDLQQDYSTLVTLVSEDKNAIGFFGFGYYQSNQDAINAVSIDFGEGAVEPSLDTIAEDGPYADYTRPVFTYLNVNQAQEKPEVLDYAKYVLENTNNVAGETGFAPIPDEEITSQLEALEGIK, via the coding sequence ATGAGCTTGAAACGATTTACTTTATTCTTTTTTGTTGCTGCACTCCTGTTTTTGGCAGCATGTGGTTCAGGAAATGCAGATGGTGCAGATGATTCCGGATCGGATAATAATGAAGAATTGTCAGGAAATGTTGCTATTGATGGTTCCGGTACAGTCTATCCATTAATGGCACGTTTAGCGGAAGATTATATGATAAATGAACAGCAGGGTGTTTCGGTAGAGGTCAGTCGTGCTGGAACAAGCGCAGGATTTGAAAAGTTTTTAACGGAGAACGGGACAGACTTTAATGACGCCTCCCGGGAAATAAAAGAGGAAGAACAAGCACAAGCAGATGAATTGGGTATGGAAGTTCAAGAATTAAAGGTTGCATTAGATGGTTTAACGATTGTGACACATCCGGATAATGACTGGGCAACAGAGTTAACTCCGGAACAGGTACAAGGCATTTTCCTTGGTGACTATACAAAGTGGTCAGATATTGACGAGTCCTGGCCGGATGAAGCTATCCAAACGTATGGTCCAAATGAAAATCACGGGACCTATGAATTCTTTTACGAAGAGATTTTAGAAGAACAGGATTTAGTGGATGGGGTTGATCTTCAACAAGACTATTCCACATTAGTAACGTTGGTTTCAGAAGATAAGAATGCGATTGGTTTCTTCGGTTTCGGTTATTATCAAAGCAACCAAGATGCAATTAACGCTGTATCTATTGATTTTGGAGAAGGTGCAGTAGAGCCATCCCTGGACACCATTGCAGAAGATGGGCCTTATGCAGATTATACACGTCCGGTATTCACATACTTGAATGTAAACCAAGCGCAGGAAAAACCGGAAGTGCTTGATTACGCAAAATATGTTTTAGAAAATACGAATAATGTTGCTGGTGAGACAGGATTTGCGCCAATTCCCGATGAAGAAATCACGTCTCAGCTGGAAGCATTAGAAGGAATCAAATAA
- the pstC gene encoding phosphate ABC transporter permease subunit PstC — translation MAANNKNRLSVSEMIEQQKEKQKIFHTLERFIPALLLLIASISVLTTVGIVYTLFAESVAFFRNVPILDFFTGTVLKPLSQNPEFGVLPLLNGTIISTVIAMLVAGPIGMMSAIYLSEYAPDDVRKVLKPLLEILAGVPTIVYGFFAFTFITPLLRMIFPSIEATNILSPGIIMGVMIIPMIASLSEDAMSSVPNSIREGALALGSTKLETTFKVVIPAALSGIVASFVLGISRAIGETMIVAIASGSSKNFSFDITQSMQTMTAYIVEVAGGEAAAGTTIYYSLYAVALTLFVFTLMMNLLAKYISRKFREEY, via the coding sequence ATGGCTGCAAATAATAAGAACCGTTTGTCCGTTAGTGAAATGATTGAACAACAAAAAGAGAAGCAGAAAATCTTTCATACATTGGAACGCTTCATACCAGCTTTGTTATTACTTATTGCGTCGATATCGGTTCTGACAACGGTTGGCATTGTTTACACGTTGTTTGCCGAATCCGTTGCATTTTTCCGGAATGTACCAATTCTTGATTTCTTTACAGGAACGGTGTTAAAGCCGTTAAGCCAAAATCCGGAATTCGGTGTTCTGCCATTATTAAATGGAACCATTATCTCTACGGTTATTGCCATGCTGGTAGCTGGACCGATTGGGATGATGTCGGCAATTTATTTAAGTGAATATGCGCCAGATGATGTGCGGAAAGTGTTGAAGCCACTATTGGAAATCTTAGCTGGTGTACCGACAATTGTATATGGATTCTTTGCATTTACATTTATCACGCCATTACTGAGAATGATTTTTCCTTCCATCGAAGCGACAAATATTCTCAGCCCGGGAATCATTATGGGTGTCATGATTATTCCGATGATTGCTTCGCTGTCAGAAGATGCAATGTCTTCTGTTCCAAATTCCATCAGAGAAGGAGCCTTAGCACTTGGATCAACGAAACTGGAGACGACGTTTAAAGTAGTTATACCAGCAGCGTTATCCGGAATTGTAGCATCTTTTGTACTCGGTATTTCCCGGGCAATAGGGGAAACAATGATTGTTGCCATTGCCAGCGGAAGCTCGAAAAATTTCTCTTTTGATATCACGCAGTCGATGCAGACAATGACGGCCTATATTGTAGAGGTTGCCGGCGGAGAAGCAGCAGCAGGGACAACGATTTATTACAGCCTTTATGCTGTGGCGTTAACATTATTTGTTTTCACACTCATGATGAATCTATTAGCAAAATATATTTCACGGAAGTTTAGGGAGGAGTACTGA
- the pstA gene encoding phosphate ABC transporter permease PstA has product MATKYMDAVLVEKRMSSRVRKNTGFKGLFFASTLFGLVVLAVLLVRIFTQGIEYINMDFLMNHLSTDASRAGIMGAILGTAWLMMVVIPVTMVIGVGTAIYLELYAKKGKLHAIIATNISNLAGVPSIVYGLLGLTLFVRALEFGNVILAGGLTLSLLVLPIVIVAAQEALRAVPGSLSEASYGMGATKWQTIRRIILPAALPGILTGAILALSRAIGETAPLTVLGIPALLIPFPSGILDTFTALPMQVYYWTIDSSLVAEYANLAAATIIVLLIFLFLLNSIAIFIRNKFGQRY; this is encoded by the coding sequence ATGGCAACGAAATATATGGATGCTGTGCTAGTTGAGAAGCGTATGTCATCCCGCGTGCGGAAAAATACAGGCTTTAAAGGGCTTTTCTTTGCCTCGACCTTGTTTGGCTTGGTTGTGCTTGCTGTATTGCTTGTCCGTATTTTTACGCAAGGAATCGAATATATCAATATGGATTTCCTGATGAATCATCTGTCAACTGATGCAAGCAGAGCGGGAATTATGGGAGCCATTTTAGGAACTGCCTGGCTGATGATGGTTGTTATTCCGGTAACCATGGTCATTGGCGTAGGGACAGCTATTTATCTGGAGCTTTATGCCAAGAAAGGGAAACTGCATGCGATTATCGCAACAAATATATCTAATTTGGCTGGTGTCCCGTCGATTGTGTATGGATTACTAGGTCTGACGTTATTTGTGCGAGCTTTGGAATTTGGCAATGTCATCTTAGCGGGCGGATTAACCTTATCCTTGCTTGTTCTTCCAATAGTGATTGTAGCGGCACAGGAAGCATTACGGGCGGTTCCGGGCAGTTTGAGTGAAGCATCTTACGGTATGGGAGCGACCAAGTGGCAGACCATACGCCGTATTATTTTACCAGCCGCGTTACCTGGTATTTTAACAGGAGCTATTTTAGCATTATCGCGTGCTATCGGCGAGACTGCTCCATTAACGGTGCTTGGTATTCCGGCTTTATTAATCCCATTTCCATCCGGTATTTTGGATACTTTTACGGCTTTACCGATGCAAGTGTATTATTGGACGATTGATTCGTCCCTGGTCGCAGAATATGCGAATCTAGCAGCCGCAACGATTATTGTATTATTGATATTCCTGTTTTTGTTAAACTCGATTGCTATTTTCATCCGCAATAAATTCGGGCAACGTTATTAA
- the pstB gene encoding phosphate ABC transporter ATP-binding protein PstB, whose translation MTKQINLKLVRDHYEKEPAEPKEVVYDTKGLHLWYGETHALKNIHMDIREKEVTAIIGPSGCGKSTYLKTLNRMVELVPTVKTSGQITYKGKNILDKSFRVEDLRTKVGMVFQKPNPFPKSIYENIAYGPKIHGIKNKKVLDEIVEKSLRGAFIWDEVKDRLHDNAYGLSGGQQQRLCIARCLAIEPKVILMDEPTSALDPKSTLRIEELIQELKKDYAIVIVTHNMQQAARISDRTAFFLNGEIVEYDQTDHIFNNPRDKRTGDYISGRFG comes from the coding sequence ATGACAAAACAAATAAATTTGAAACTTGTAAGAGACCATTACGAAAAAGAACCTGCTGAACCGAAAGAAGTGGTTTACGATACGAAAGGTTTGCATTTATGGTACGGGGAAACGCATGCTTTAAAAAATATTCATATGGATATCAGAGAAAAAGAAGTTACTGCTATTATCGGGCCTTCCGGATGCGGAAAGTCTACTTATTTGAAGACGTTGAACCGTATGGTAGAGTTGGTTCCCACTGTAAAAACATCTGGCCAGATAACCTATAAAGGAAAAAATATATTAGATAAATCATTCCGGGTGGAAGACTTGCGCACCAAGGTTGGTATGGTTTTTCAAAAACCAAATCCATTCCCGAAATCCATCTATGAAAATATTGCCTATGGTCCGAAAATCCATGGTATAAAGAATAAGAAAGTACTGGATGAGATCGTTGAAAAGAGCCTGCGTGGTGCATTTATCTGGGATGAAGTGAAAGATCGGCTCCATGATAATGCGTACGGTTTATCCGGAGGACAGCAGCAGCGCTTGTGTATTGCTCGCTGTTTAGCGATTGAACCGAAAGTGATTTTAATGGATGAACCGACGTCGGCACTGGACCCCAAATCAACCTTGCGTATTGAGGAACTTATACAGGAATTGAAAAAGGATTATGCAATTGTTATCGTAACGCATAACATGCAGCAGGCAGCACGTATTTCGGATAGAACAGCATTTTTTTTAAATGGAGAAATTGTAGAATATGATCAAACCGATCATATCTTTAATAACCCGAGAGATAAGCGCACGGGAGATTATATTTCCGGACGGTTCGGATAA
- a CDS encoding SDR family oxidoreductase: MNVVVIGANGQIGKHLVNQLQAHEQHEVTAMVRKEGQKKELEDRGIHAVLADLEGSISDLETVVKGADAVVFTAGSGGHTGPDKTLLIDLDGAVKSIEAAKKANVNRFVMVSAFQAHNRDSWADSPIKPYMVAKHFADDTLMQSGLDYTIVRPGGLQNEPGIGKILAGENLDRGNIPREDVAATIVEVLEAQNTYQKGFDLIAGESTISEAVKKI, encoded by the coding sequence ATGAATGTAGTAGTTATCGGAGCAAACGGACAAATTGGAAAGCATCTTGTCAATCAGCTTCAAGCACATGAACAACATGAAGTTACAGCAATGGTTCGTAAAGAAGGGCAGAAAAAAGAATTGGAAGACAGAGGAATTCATGCTGTTTTAGCTGATTTAGAAGGCAGCATATCTGATTTAGAAACTGTGGTAAAAGGAGCAGATGCTGTTGTGTTTACAGCAGGATCTGGCGGACATACCGGCCCTGATAAAACATTGCTCATTGATTTAGACGGAGCTGTCAAATCGATTGAAGCTGCGAAAAAAGCCAATGTGAATCGTTTTGTCATGGTAAGTGCTTTCCAAGCGCATAATCGGGATAGTTGGGCGGATAGTCCAATTAAACCGTATATGGTGGCAAAGCACTTTGCAGATGACACGCTAATGCAGAGTGGTCTTGATTATACCATTGTACGCCCGGGCGGATTGCAGAATGAACCGGGCATAGGAAAAATTCTGGCAGGTGAAAACTTGGACCGGGGCAATATTCCGCGTGAAGACGTTGCAGCTACCATTGTTGAAGTGCTCGAAGCTCAAAATACGTATCAGAAAGGCTTTGATTTGATTGCTGGAGAAAGTACTATTAGTGAAGCAGTAAAGAAAATATAA
- a CDS encoding argininosuccinate synthase: MAKNKIVLAYSGGLDTSVAVKWLQDKYNYDVIAVALDVGEGKDLEFVKQKALDVGAIKSYVIDAKKLYSDEYVLPALQANLLYEGKYPLISALSRPLIAKILVDIAEEEGAVAVAHGCTGKGNDQVRFDVAFTALNPDLQIVAPVREWAMSREEEIEYAKEHGIPIPIKKDSPYSIDENLWGRSNECGILEDPWAEAPQDAFDLTQDPIDAPDEPQTVQITFEQGKPVSLDGEKLDLDELILTLNEIAGKHGVGRIDHVENRLVGIKSREVYEAPAAMTLINAHQELEALTLPREVAEFKPVVEQKLSQAVYYGLWYSPLTEALQAFIEKTQQHVSGTVKVKLYKGQAQVVGRESASSLYDFDLATYNKADAFDHEAALGFIKLWGLPTQVHSAVNGPQGNKSIEKVKLEVKEAVKP; encoded by the coding sequence GTGGCAAAAAACAAGATTGTTTTAGCTTATTCTGGAGGATTAGATACATCTGTAGCGGTAAAGTGGTTACAGGATAAATATAATTATGATGTAATTGCGGTAGCATTGGATGTTGGAGAAGGAAAAGACTTGGAGTTCGTAAAGCAAAAAGCACTGGATGTTGGAGCAATCAAATCGTATGTGATTGACGCCAAAAAACTTTATTCGGATGAATATGTCCTGCCGGCATTACAGGCTAACCTGCTTTATGAAGGGAAATATCCGTTAATTTCTGCACTATCCCGTCCATTGATCGCCAAAATATTGGTGGATATTGCAGAAGAAGAAGGAGCTGTGGCAGTTGCGCATGGCTGTACTGGAAAAGGAAATGACCAAGTACGTTTCGATGTCGCATTTACAGCACTGAATCCTGATCTGCAGATTGTTGCGCCGGTTCGTGAATGGGCTATGTCTAGAGAAGAAGAAATTGAATATGCGAAAGAGCATGGGATTCCGATTCCAATTAAAAAAGACAGCCCCTATAGCATTGACGAAAACCTATGGGGAAGAAGTAACGAATGTGGTATTTTAGAAGACCCATGGGCGGAAGCACCACAGGATGCATTTGATTTAACCCAGGATCCAATCGATGCGCCGGATGAGCCGCAAACCGTGCAAATTACGTTTGAACAAGGAAAGCCAGTTTCCTTAGATGGCGAAAAACTGGACTTGGACGAATTGATTCTTACATTGAATGAAATTGCCGGCAAACATGGAGTTGGCAGAATTGACCATGTGGAAAACCGTTTAGTCGGCATCAAATCAAGAGAGGTTTATGAAGCACCGGCTGCGATGACACTCATCAATGCACATCAGGAGCTGGAAGCATTAACGTTACCTCGGGAAGTAGCGGAATTTAAACCGGTTGTTGAGCAGAAGCTGTCTCAGGCCGTTTACTACGGATTATGGTATTCTCCGTTAACAGAAGCATTGCAGGCGTTTATTGAGAAGACGCAGCAGCATGTATCCGGCACAGTAAAAGTAAAACTGTATAAAGGGCAAGCGCAGGTTGTTGGCAGAGAGTCAGCCAGCTCCTTATATGATTTTGACTTAGCCACTTATAATAAGGCGGATGCGTTTGACCATGAAGCAGCTTTAGGCTTTATTAAATTATGGGGCCTGCCAACACAGGTACATTCTGCCGTGAATGGTCCCCAAGGCAATAAATCAATTGAAAAAGTAAAATTAGAGGTAAAGGAAGCTGTGAAACCGTGA
- the argH gene encoding argininosuccinate lyase: protein MKLWGGRFTKPTNELVDEYASSIRFDQKLAKYDVKGSLAHVAMLKKCNIISVDDADQITAGLKKVLSKIEAGEAELSETDEDIHMNVERLLIEEIGQVGGKLHTGRSRNDQVALDMRLYAREAVSELIVLLKSVQQALIGQAKENIDVIMPGYTHLQRAQPVLFAHHMMAYVFMFQRDVERLEDSLKRVNKSPLGAGALAGTTFPIDREFVAHELDFEGICENSLDAVSDRDFVVEFLSNGSLIGTHLSRLCEELVQWSSAEFNFVELDDSYTTGSSMMPQKKNPDVAELVRGKTGRLYGNLMGMLTTLKGLPLAYNKDMQEDKEGMFDSHETLKGALQLFAGMIASMKVNQDSMYKAVTNDYSNATDLADYLVNKGLTFRESHAVVGQVVLNCIQAGIYLLDLSLEEFKQYSAVVEEDIFEALQPETVVNARAAAGGTAKQSVLAQMDKAEKLLESSDADKV from the coding sequence GTGAAATTATGGGGTGGAAGATTTACAAAACCTACGAATGAACTAGTCGACGAGTATGCCTCGTCGATTCGTTTTGACCAGAAATTAGCGAAGTATGATGTGAAAGGCAGTCTGGCTCATGTGGCTATGCTGAAAAAGTGCAATATTATTTCAGTTGATGATGCGGATCAGATTACAGCAGGATTGAAAAAAGTTCTCAGCAAGATTGAGGCCGGAGAAGCGGAACTGTCAGAAACGGACGAAGATATTCATATGAATGTGGAGCGACTCCTGATTGAAGAAATTGGACAAGTGGGAGGCAAATTGCATACCGGTCGCAGCAGAAATGATCAGGTGGCGTTGGATATGCGCCTGTATGCCAGAGAAGCTGTTTCTGAGCTGATTGTACTATTGAAATCTGTACAGCAGGCACTTATTGGTCAGGCAAAGGAGAATATCGATGTAATCATGCCTGGATATACGCACTTACAGCGTGCACAGCCGGTTTTATTTGCACACCATATGATGGCATATGTATTTATGTTTCAGCGCGATGTAGAGCGTCTGGAGGACAGCCTGAAGCGGGTGAATAAATCGCCATTAGGAGCCGGAGCGCTTGCAGGCACCACTTTTCCGATTGATCGCGAATTTGTCGCTCACGAGCTTGATTTTGAAGGGATTTGTGAGAATAGCCTGGACGCGGTCAGCGATCGTGATTTTGTCGTGGAGTTCCTATCAAATGGATCGTTAATCGGCACGCATTTATCCCGGCTTTGTGAAGAACTCGTGCAGTGGTCAAGTGCGGAATTTAACTTTGTTGAGCTGGATGATTCGTATACAACCGGAAGCAGTATGATGCCGCAGAAGAAGAATCCGGATGTAGCTGAGCTTGTCCGGGGGAAAACCGGTCGCCTTTACGGAAACTTGATGGGGATGCTGACGACATTGAAAGGTTTGCCACTTGCATACAACAAAGACATGCAGGAAGATAAGGAAGGCATGTTTGATTCTCATGAGACATTGAAAGGGGCCTTGCAGCTTTTTGCTGGAATGATTGCATCGATGAAAGTCAATCAGGACAGCATGTATAAAGCGGTGACGAATGATTATTCTAATGCGACGGATTTAGCGGATTATCTGGTCAATAAAGGACTGACATTCCGTGAATCGCATGCTGTGGTTGGGCAGGTTGTTTTAAACTGTATTCAAGCAGGTATTTATTTGCTGGATTTAAGCTTGGAGGAGTTTAAACAATATTCGGCTGTTGTAGAAGAAGATATTTTTGAAGCGTTACAGCCTGAAACGGTTGTGAATGCAAGAGCAGCTGCCGGCGGTACAGCAAAACAAAGTGTTTTAGCACAAATGGATAAAGCAGAGAAATTACTGGAATCATCTGATGCAGATAAGGTATAG
- a CDS encoding Cof-type HAD-IIB family hydrolase — MSFESRTPYQLFNSFILSKRRLGIMKLIASDMDGTLLNENGEISEANAKAVKEAINQGIEFIVATGRSYQAANIPLQAAGITCPVVSLNGAVTYQENEKIINSIPMDKSVAARIADECSKLGMYVELFTNKGVLSESREHFLEVLMDIMRTSNPDVSEQEMRETVEQRFQLEQVVFVEQLQLALQDEHTEIYKILTFAFEEKQLEDAKKKLRDEPGAVITSSGETNLEFNHPKAQKGLAIQKYIENEGWSMQDVMTIGDNWNDASMLEMAGRGVAMENAADQIKNLCQYETVSNEQDGVAKAIEDMLEELDK; from the coding sequence TTGTCATTTGAAAGCCGTACTCCTTATCAGCTTTTTAACAGCTTTATTTTATCGAAAAGGCGGTTAGGTATCATGAAATTAATTGCATCAGATATGGACGGAACTTTACTTAATGAAAATGGTGAAATAAGTGAAGCGAATGCAAAAGCAGTAAAAGAAGCAATCAATCAAGGAATTGAATTTATTGTAGCAACAGGAAGATCTTATCAAGCTGCAAATATACCGCTTCAAGCTGCCGGGATTACGTGTCCGGTGGTCAGTTTGAATGGAGCGGTCACATATCAGGAGAATGAAAAAATAATAAATAGTATCCCAATGGATAAATCGGTCGCTGCGCGTATCGCTGATGAATGCAGTAAATTGGGTATGTATGTAGAGCTATTTACCAACAAAGGTGTGCTTTCAGAAAGCCGGGAACATTTTTTAGAAGTGTTGATGGATATTATGCGTACATCTAATCCGGATGTTTCCGAGCAGGAAATGCGTGAAACGGTAGAGCAGCGGTTTCAGCTGGAACAGGTTGTTTTTGTTGAACAGTTACAGTTAGCGCTGCAAGATGAGCATACCGAAATTTATAAAATTCTTACGTTTGCGTTTGAAGAAAAGCAGCTGGAGGATGCGAAGAAAAAGCTTCGTGATGAGCCGGGGGCTGTTATCACTTCTTCGGGAGAAACAAATCTGGAGTTTAACCATCCCAAAGCGCAGAAAGGTTTAGCGATTCAAAAATATATTGAGAATGAAGGCTGGTCCATGCAAGATGTTATGACAATCGGGGACAATTGGAACGATGCCAGCATGCTGGAAATGGCCGGACGTGGTGTGGCGATGGAAAATGCCGCAGATCAGATTAAGAACCTATGTCAGTATGAAACGGTATCGAATGAGCAAGATGGTGTTGCTAAAGCAATCGAAGACATGCTGGAAGAATTAGATAAATAA
- a CDS encoding NAD(P)/FAD-dependent oxidoreductase, giving the protein MKRVVLVGGGYGGIKTLLGLLGQTLSDDIHITVIDRNPFRSLKTEFYSIAAGTSADHDVRVDFPADSRVTYVFREITKMDIANKQIVIQDEDSVVPYDYLIIGLGCEDNYHGITGAEEFTESVQTFAKARKAGVAIGNLKAYGKVSVIGAGLSGIEVASEIRESRPDLNIRLLDRGNTVLKPLDSKIQSYVEKWMAENNVDVIHNSTVEYVEKDGVCNNGVCYLNDVTIWTAGVQPNWLVRSLPYEKDNQGKVVVNDFYQVPEDPSVYVLGDCASSEFSPSAQLAGLQGEQIAEILLAILNGKQPKQPKPLKLKGTLGSLGKSDGFGNMVKKPMTGLLPRLAKSGVLWLSKRH; this is encoded by the coding sequence ATGAAGAGAGTTGTCCTTGTCGGAGGTGGATATGGCGGTATCAAAACACTGCTTGGCCTGCTCGGTCAAACATTATCCGATGATATACATATAACGGTTATTGATCGTAATCCTTTTCGTTCATTAAAAACCGAGTTCTATTCCATTGCTGCAGGTACTTCGGCAGATCATGATGTCCGCGTTGATTTCCCTGCGGATTCTCGTGTGACGTATGTTTTTCGGGAAATTACTAAAATGGATATAGCTAATAAACAAATTGTGATTCAAGATGAAGATTCTGTTGTTCCTTATGATTATTTAATTATCGGATTAGGCTGCGAGGACAATTATCATGGAATTACCGGAGCTGAAGAATTTACAGAAAGTGTTCAAACCTTTGCTAAAGCCCGAAAAGCTGGTGTTGCAATCGGAAACTTAAAAGCTTACGGTAAAGTATCTGTTATCGGCGCCGGATTAAGCGGTATTGAGGTTGCTTCAGAAATTCGCGAAAGCAGACCAGATTTAAATATCCGCTTGCTTGACCGCGGGAACACCGTATTAAAACCGCTGGACAGCAAAATTCAATCCTATGTCGAAAAATGGATGGCAGAAAATAACGTCGATGTTATTCATAACTCAACAGTAGAATATGTAGAAAAAGATGGCGTATGCAATAATGGTGTATGTTATTTAAATGATGTCACTATCTGGACTGCAGGGGTACAACCTAATTGGCTGGTGCGGTCATTGCCATATGAAAAAGACAATCAGGGAAAAGTTGTTGTGAACGATTTTTACCAGGTGCCGGAAGATCCATCCGTCTATGTTCTAGGGGATTGTGCATCAAGTGAATTCTCCCCAAGCGCCCAGCTCGCCGGGCTGCAAGGGGAACAAATTGCGGAAATACTGCTTGCCATTTTAAACGGAAAACAGCCGAAACAGCCAAAACCGCTAAAATTAAAAGGAACATTAGGTTCCTTGGGCAAATCAGACGGTTTTGGAAATATGGTCAAAAAGCCAATGACAGGACTATTGCCAAGACTCGCTAAATCAGGTGTGCTATGGTTGAGTAAACGCCATTAA